One window of Dyadobacter sandarakinus genomic DNA carries:
- a CDS encoding malectin domain-containing carbohydrate-binding protein, protein MIRFYSTFHLLSPAFIPLLRRLTVVAVLLLTITGVQAQWTRKADEIAKRAEGNNVVYQGKLYVFGGFADNPVIEKTNEVYDIARDSWASIARFPAGKEITHQGVVLVDNKVWHIGGRSVDAHGPVSSQVIIYDIATNTWSNGPELIDPSTGKAFPIGGGGYALVGRTIHVFGGFGPVICEDQSKLHLTIDVDKYLASPSTVTWENKLAPMPEPRNHISYVTLGGKIYALGGQFKHDCLALDQPICHVYDPATDAWTRLTDLPIVRSHAEASTFAVDGKIFLTAGQGVNDRTQNTVYQFNPQANNGLGSWSNLTAYRLPGSFLGLSAKLVGSSFIITNGALDSYANERKETYIAQVPRTPARTLGFSVPCFSEQLAPEQKSVLKNLLYVIEDPTNYTLTSNAGWLTVTKNKQGSVNLNGVETEVTINTAGLEPGQYSGIITAIGSQPGSLATFCVNVEVSDEETVNAIRINSGGQTFNASGNRTFTADQYYGGIDRTGTPFTGDILNTTDDALYRTERSSEAFSYNIPVRNGAMNVVLHFAEIWYGAPDRAAGGKGKRMFNVDIEGTRKLTDYDIYDEAGGALKPIQEIFPVTVTDGILNINFTTGKANLPKISAIEVIPQELTNTAPVLGVIGNKSVVAGQKLTFNAVASDEDGQALVFSLVNAPAGASIQQATGAFAWTPTVPGKYTFAVKVTDSGSPALSDQEQITVTVNNASTAKAIRINAGGANFTAADGRIFMEDQYFTGINRVSTLPGGNDILNTTDDVLYRTERSSNAFGYDIPVVNGTVNVILHFAEIWFGIPNRGQGGEGSRLFNVDIENTRKLTSYDIFAEAGGALRAVQETFTVNVTDGELNIDFTAIANLPSLAAIEVIPQTAVPSSSMTLMPVADAFVRSGNYANTNSGSNNALNVKSGSGNSNDRTTYLKFSLADVGLVNSAKLRLYGRNTENADNVSLTAFSVTTDSWTEDGITWNNAPAAAAALGNMDVNNQYKYYELDVTAFVSAQQAGDKTVSILFRNPDSQNRNLEFYSKEKGTYPPQLIIETATEATLARMSAEKLPAEKKGHSNAASLVYPNPAKGTLHVSLSDNHQGNVKLNLVSGMGTIIPLGSIMRETNKTKASVDLSGKLLPPGLYVLEMQSSGFTEAIKLLITE, encoded by the coding sequence ATGATCCGATTTTACTCAACGTTCCATTTATTATCTCCTGCGTTCATCCCCTTATTACGGCGGTTGACGGTGGTGGCTGTTTTGTTGCTCACGATTACAGGTGTCCAGGCCCAATGGACGCGCAAGGCGGACGAAATTGCCAAGCGTGCTGAGGGGAACAATGTAGTTTATCAGGGTAAGCTTTACGTATTTGGCGGTTTTGCCGACAATCCTGTGATCGAGAAAACCAATGAGGTCTACGATATTGCACGCGACTCATGGGCCAGCATTGCCCGGTTTCCGGCAGGCAAGGAAATTACACATCAGGGTGTTGTGCTGGTTGACAATAAAGTATGGCATATCGGCGGCAGGTCCGTGGACGCACATGGACCTGTGAGCAGCCAGGTGATCATCTACGACATTGCCACAAACACCTGGTCCAATGGTCCTGAACTTATTGATCCCTCAACCGGAAAAGCCTTCCCCATCGGAGGCGGCGGCTATGCGCTCGTCGGACGCACGATCCACGTTTTTGGCGGCTTCGGGCCGGTCATTTGCGAAGATCAGTCCAAGCTCCACCTGACCATTGACGTGGATAAATACCTCGCGAGCCCTTCCACAGTTACCTGGGAAAACAAGCTGGCTCCTATGCCTGAGCCGCGTAACCACATCAGCTATGTAACACTGGGCGGAAAAATATATGCATTGGGCGGCCAGTTCAAGCACGACTGCCTTGCGCTAGACCAGCCTATATGCCACGTATATGATCCGGCTACCGACGCCTGGACACGCCTGACCGATCTTCCTATCGTCCGCTCGCACGCCGAAGCTTCTACTTTCGCGGTAGATGGAAAAATATTTCTGACAGCCGGCCAGGGGGTAAATGACCGCACCCAGAACACGGTATACCAGTTTAATCCACAAGCCAACAACGGTCTGGGCAGCTGGTCCAACCTGACAGCCTACCGCCTGCCCGGCAGCTTTCTGGGCTTGTCTGCCAAGCTCGTGGGAAGCTCTTTTATCATCACCAACGGTGCGCTCGACTCCTATGCAAATGAACGCAAGGAAACGTACATAGCGCAGGTTCCGCGCACGCCGGCACGCACGCTGGGTTTCAGCGTACCCTGCTTTTCAGAGCAGCTGGCCCCCGAGCAAAAGTCTGTTTTAAAAAACCTGCTGTATGTCATCGAGGATCCAACCAACTATACGCTTACATCCAATGCAGGCTGGCTCACCGTAACGAAAAACAAGCAGGGCTCCGTAAACCTGAATGGTGTTGAAACCGAAGTTACGATCAACACTGCGGGCCTGGAACCCGGGCAATATTCCGGCATCATCACAGCGATTGGAAGCCAGCCGGGTTCATTGGCTACATTTTGCGTAAATGTGGAAGTATCCGACGAAGAAACCGTAAATGCCATCCGCATCAATTCAGGCGGTCAGACATTTAATGCATCAGGCAACCGGACCTTTACCGCTGACCAGTATTATGGCGGTATTGACCGTACCGGTACACCTTTCACAGGTGATATCCTGAATACGACCGACGACGCGCTCTACCGCACCGAGCGTTCCTCGGAGGCATTCAGCTACAACATTCCCGTGCGTAACGGAGCCATGAACGTGGTACTGCATTTTGCGGAAATCTGGTATGGTGCTCCCGACAGAGCTGCCGGCGGCAAGGGCAAGCGTATGTTCAATGTGGACATAGAAGGCACCCGCAAGCTGACCGATTATGATATATACGACGAAGCAGGCGGAGCACTGAAACCTATTCAGGAGATATTCCCGGTTACGGTTACGGATGGCATTTTAAATATAAACTTTACCACAGGCAAAGCCAACCTGCCAAAGATATCGGCCATTGAAGTGATTCCTCAGGAACTTACAAATACGGCACCGGTACTTGGTGTGATCGGCAATAAGAGTGTTGTTGCAGGCCAGAAACTGACATTCAATGCAGTGGCAAGCGACGAAGACGGACAAGCACTTGTGTTTTCACTCGTAAACGCTCCGGCAGGAGCCAGCATTCAGCAAGCTACCGGCGCATTTGCATGGACACCCACTGTACCCGGCAAGTACACCTTTGCAGTGAAAGTAACAGACAGTGGTTCGCCGGCGCTATCAGACCAGGAACAAATTACCGTCACAGTCAATAATGCAAGTACTGCAAAGGCCATCAGGATCAATGCGGGTGGCGCCAACTTTACAGCTGCCGACGGAAGGATTTTTATGGAAGACCAATACTTTACAGGTATCAACCGCGTAAGCACCCTGCCCGGCGGAAACGATATTCTGAATACGACCGACGATGTACTTTACCGGACAGAGCGGTCTTCCAACGCATTCGGCTATGATATCCCGGTCGTAAACGGAACCGTGAATGTGATCCTGCACTTTGCCGAAATCTGGTTTGGTATTCCAAATCGCGGCCAGGGAGGGGAAGGAAGCCGGTTGTTCAATGTGGATATCGAGAATACCCGAAAGCTAACCAGCTATGATATTTTTGCAGAAGCCGGCGGCGCACTCAGGGCTGTTCAGGAAACCTTCACGGTCAATGTTACAGATGGTGAGCTTAATATCGACTTCACAGCAATTGCCAATCTGCCCTCACTGGCTGCCATTGAAGTAATACCGCAAACCGCAGTACCATCCTCCTCCATGACGCTGATGCCCGTTGCCGATGCATTTGTAAGAAGCGGAAATTACGCCAATACCAATAGCGGCAGCAATAATGCATTGAATGTAAAAAGTGGCTCCGGCAACAGCAATGACAGAACGACCTACCTGAAATTCTCACTTGCGGATGTCGGGCTGGTAAATTCTGCGAAATTGCGCCTGTATGGAAGAAATACGGAAAATGCTGATAATGTAAGTCTGACTGCATTTTCCGTAACAACCGACTCCTGGACAGAAGACGGCATTACCTGGAACAATGCTCCCGCTGCGGCTGCGGCTCTGGGAAATATGGATGTGAATAACCAATACAAATATTACGAACTGGATGTGACTGCCTTTGTCAGTGCACAGCAGGCCGGTGATAAGACGGTGAGTATACTGTTTCGCAATCCCGATTCACAAAACAGGAACCTTGAATTTTACAGTAAAGAAAAAGGCACCTACCCTCCCCAGCTGATCATTGAAACGGCAACAGAGGCTACCCTCGCCAGGATGAGTGCCGAAAAGCTGCCTGCCGAAAAGAAAGGCCACAGCAACGCTGCTTCGCTCGTTTATCCAAACCCTGCAAAAGGTACACTCCATGTATCATTGTCCGATAATCATCAGGGAAATGTAAAACTGAATCTGGTGAGCGGAATGGGCACAATAATCCCTTTGGGATCCATTATGCGTGAAACAAACAAGACAAAAGCGAGTGTCGATCTATCCGGCAAGCTGCTCCCACCCGGATTGTATGTGCTGGAAATGCAATCTTCCGGTTTCACAGAAGCTATTAAGCTGTTGATCACAGAATAA
- a CDS encoding response regulator: MDPIPTNEIDRLNALLGYQILDTEADIEFDRLTQLASIVCNAPISLVSLIDQNRQWLKSQVGMDIREAPRDVAFCGYTILNDKLFEIEDAAADVRFSQNPYVTGDSKIRFYAGHPLTDPDGLNLGTLCVLDRVPRKLSESQRMALKLISASVVDLIVNRRKKQETEHFEKVFTLSNDLICIAGKDRELKKVNPAFEKVLGWDKSYLLSTSFFDLVHPEDLAETEQEIRKLTAGAPVINFSHRFRCSDGGYKMLQWVATPEPETGFLFAIARDISEERKKELMLHSSEQRFRSFFENSQGLICTHSLSGNFLAINKAGAASLGYTQEEVLALTIFDIVPAHYHDQLNKYLETIAEAGQSSGLMPTVRKAGGELTWLYSNVLEKNAEGDFYVIVNAIDITERHSLEKDLKQTKQMLERTNKVARIGAWELDLFTENVFWSDVTKSIHGVTPDFVPDYATALLFYTDESRERLSAAVARTVELGEPYDLELQIMTPAERLLWVRVIGAAEFEEGRCVRLYGTFQDITESCRQRDELNAARQRAEQASISKSEFLANMSHEIRTPLNGVIGFTDLMMKTPLNSVQNQYLSVVNQSANALLSIINDILDFSKIEAGKLELDVEKCDLYQACTEAVDILTYQAQKKGLEMLLNYSGTLPRFIWADAVRLKQILVNLLGNAVKFTEKGEIELKVSALSDTTGPYVDFLFEVWDTGIGIKEDKQGKIFEAFSQEDISTTKKYGGTGLGLTITNKLLGMMGSSLQLKSKPGEGSCFYFEIQLKAEQGEAVKYSKVGEVKKVLIVDDNENHRLILKNNLLLKNILVEEAGNGFEALQLLAKQHQFDVILMDYHMPYMDGLECIRKIRENFSNNPLELPIVLLHSTSDDERIIRASEELSINSRLVKPIKTQDLFDCLHRISLQQAEVTQPRALHHFVMDTTDITVLVVDDNPINMLLARTILNRILPNAEVLEAANGEEALAVYRNADIILMDVQMPVLNGYEATEKIRSMEKDFHVPIIALTAGNVKGEKERCLASGMDDFVTKPFVEESLVQIFRLWLNPASGQQKTPVLEEKKPLEAHLDLQVLTNMLGDDEKMLNKVLSVTITELKSSLNGIQQQVRERNLESLKTSGHKLNGTAMTAGLHMLSQLAWEFEHMDSIDESRIMDLTQALEAEIGLVLGLIEDTLVD, from the coding sequence TTGGATCCGATACCCACTAACGAAATAGACCGGTTAAATGCCCTTTTGGGCTACCAGATACTCGATACAGAAGCAGACATTGAATTTGACAGGCTCACGCAACTCGCATCGATCGTCTGCAACGCCCCGATTTCTCTGGTATCACTGATCGATCAGAACCGGCAATGGCTCAAATCGCAGGTTGGAATGGACATCCGGGAAGCGCCCAGGGATGTGGCTTTCTGCGGATACACCATTTTAAATGACAAGCTCTTTGAAATAGAAGATGCAGCAGCCGACGTGCGTTTCAGTCAGAATCCTTATGTTACCGGCGACAGCAAAATCCGGTTTTATGCGGGACATCCGCTGACCGATCCCGATGGCCTCAACCTTGGTACGCTCTGCGTACTCGACCGCGTACCCCGGAAACTTTCAGAAAGCCAGAGAATGGCGCTGAAGCTCATCAGTGCGTCGGTGGTAGACCTGATTGTCAACCGGAGAAAAAAACAGGAAACCGAGCATTTTGAAAAGGTATTTACCCTCTCCAATGACCTGATATGCATTGCGGGAAAGGACAGGGAATTGAAAAAAGTAAATCCTGCATTTGAAAAGGTACTGGGCTGGGACAAATCCTACCTGCTTTCCACTTCATTCTTTGACCTGGTCCATCCCGAAGACCTGGCCGAGACCGAACAAGAAATCAGAAAACTAACGGCCGGCGCACCGGTGATCAATTTTTCACACCGGTTCAGGTGCAGCGATGGAGGGTACAAAATGCTGCAATGGGTAGCGACACCGGAACCCGAAACGGGCTTCCTGTTTGCCATCGCGCGGGATATCAGTGAAGAGCGGAAAAAAGAACTCATGCTTCACAGCTCGGAGCAGCGGTTCCGCTCATTTTTTGAAAATTCACAGGGGCTCATCTGCACGCACAGTCTGTCCGGTAATTTCCTGGCGATCAACAAGGCAGGGGCCGCCTCGCTGGGCTATACGCAGGAAGAGGTACTGGCCCTGACCATTTTCGACATTGTACCCGCACATTACCACGATCAGCTGAATAAATACCTGGAAACCATTGCGGAGGCAGGACAGTCGAGCGGGCTGATGCCGACGGTGCGCAAGGCAGGCGGAGAGCTTACCTGGCTTTACAGCAATGTACTTGAAAAGAATGCCGAAGGCGATTTTTACGTGATTGTCAATGCCATCGACATTACGGAGCGGCATAGCCTCGAAAAAGATCTGAAGCAAACCAAGCAGATGCTTGAACGTACCAATAAGGTCGCACGCATCGGTGCGTGGGAGCTTGATCTTTTCACCGAAAACGTATTCTGGTCGGATGTGACAAAAAGCATCCATGGTGTGACACCGGACTTTGTGCCGGACTATGCCACCGCATTGCTTTTTTATACCGATGAAAGCCGGGAGCGCCTTTCGGCTGCGGTTGCACGTACCGTAGAGCTGGGCGAGCCTTATGACCTTGAATTACAGATCATGACACCTGCTGAGCGGTTGTTGTGGGTGCGGGTGATCGGGGCTGCTGAGTTTGAGGAAGGCCGGTGTGTGCGGCTTTATGGTACCTTCCAGGACATAACCGAATCGTGCCGGCAGCGTGACGAGCTGAATGCTGCCCGCCAGCGCGCTGAGCAGGCGAGTATTTCCAAGTCCGAGTTTCTGGCCAACATGAGCCACGAGATCCGCACTCCGCTGAACGGTGTGATCGGCTTCACGGACCTGATGATGAAAACGCCTCTTAATTCGGTACAGAACCAGTATTTGTCCGTGGTCAACCAGTCGGCAAATGCATTGCTGAGCATTATCAACGATATTCTTGATTTTTCAAAAATAGAGGCAGGTAAGCTGGAACTGGATGTTGAAAAGTGCGACCTCTACCAGGCTTGCACCGAGGCGGTTGACATACTGACCTACCAGGCGCAGAAGAAAGGGCTCGAAATGCTGCTCAACTATTCAGGTACCTTGCCGCGCTTCATCTGGGCGGACGCCGTCAGGCTCAAACAGATCCTCGTAAATCTGCTGGGAAATGCAGTGAAGTTTACAGAAAAAGGGGAGATCGAGTTGAAAGTCAGTGCATTGAGCGATACTACCGGGCCTTATGTGGATTTTTTGTTTGAAGTATGGGATACCGGAATCGGTATCAAGGAAGATAAACAAGGGAAAATTTTTGAGGCATTTTCGCAGGAAGATATTTCTACCACTAAAAAATACGGCGGTACCGGCCTCGGCCTGACTATCACCAACAAGCTGCTCGGCATGATGGGGAGCAGCTTGCAGCTGAAAAGCAAGCCGGGAGAAGGAAGTTGTTTTTATTTTGAAATACAGCTAAAAGCCGAGCAGGGAGAAGCCGTCAAGTACAGCAAGGTAGGCGAAGTCAAAAAGGTGCTCATTGTAGATGACAATGAAAATCACCGCCTCATTCTGAAGAATAATCTCCTGCTGAAAAATATACTGGTGGAAGAAGCCGGTAACGGTTTTGAGGCATTGCAACTGCTCGCCAAGCAGCACCAGTTCGACGTGATCCTGATGGATTACCACATGCCGTACATGGACGGTCTGGAATGTATCCGCAAGATCAGGGAAAATTTCAGCAACAATCCTCTGGAACTCCCGATTGTCCTGCTGCACAGCACGTCTGACGACGAGCGCATCATTCGTGCCAGTGAAGAGCTGTCGATCAATAGCCGCCTGGTCAAACCCATTAAGACACAGGATCTTTTTGATTGCCTCCACCGCATCAGCCTGCAGCAGGCCGAGGTCACACAGCCGCGCGCATTGCACCATTTTGTTATGGATACGACAGATATCACTGTGCTGGTGGTTGACGATAATCCTATAAACATGTTACTTGCCCGCACGATCCTGAACCGCATTCTGCCCAATGCCGAAGTACTTGAGGCCGCCAACGGGGAAGAGGCCCTGGCGGTGTACCGCAATGCAGATATTATCCTGATGGATGTACAGATGCCCGTCCTCAACGGGTATGAGGCTACGGAGAAGATCCGGTCGATGGAGAAAGATTTTCACGTACCTATTATTGCGCTTACGGCCGGCAATGTAAAAGGCGAGAAGGAACGGTGCCTGGCTTCGGGTATGGATGATTTTGTAACGAAACCCTTTGTGGAAGAGTCACTGGTACAAATATTCCGTCTGTGGCTGAACCCGGCATCTGGCCAGCAGAAAACCCCGGTTTTGGAAGAGAAAAAACCGCTTGAAGCTCACCTGGATCTTCAGGTGCTCACCAATATGCTCGGAGACGACGAGAAAATGCTGAATAAAGTCCTGAGCGTGACGATCACCGAGCTGAAAAGTTCTTTGAATGGAATTCAGCAGCAGGTACGGGAGCGTAATCTGGAATCGCTTAAAACCTCGGGGCACAAGCTGAATGGTACTGCAATGACCGCCGGCCTGCACATGCTTTCGCAGCTGGCGTGGGAGTTTGAGCACATGGACAGCATTGACGAGTCCCGGATTATGGATCTTACACAGGCCCTGGAAGCCGAAATCGGGCTTGTACTGGGGCTGATCGAGGATACTTTGGTAGACTGA
- a CDS encoding HD domain-containing protein encodes MLNKRKIINDPVYGFISIASDLLYDLVDHPYFQRLRRIKQLGLAEVVYPGALHTRFHHALGAMHLMGQALTTLREKGHTISDYEMEAAQAAILLHDLGHGPCSHVLESVVIPGAPHEAVTLAMMKDLNRQMSGKLGMAIQMFEGTYPRRFFHQLISSQLDMDRMDYLKRDSFYTGVVEGSIGTDRLIKMLDISNDQLVVEEKGLLSIENFLHARRLMYWQVYLHKTLLSAQAMLTRILYRARELSEEGEQLFATPDFGRFLANRYSLADFDSQPDLLNAFNGLDDNDVWASVKGWKKHRDPVLSVLCEMLLNRRLFKIRFYDTVPDESVLAPIREQLRESGVLDSEMDHFLVTGQTTNWAYAREQDPICVKMKDGKLLDITDASDIPTIEALTKIVRKYYVCWAKNVSLRG; translated from the coding sequence ATCTTGAACAAAAGGAAGATCATAAATGATCCGGTGTACGGATTCATATCCATTGCTTCGGATTTGCTCTACGATCTGGTAGATCACCCTTATTTCCAGCGTCTCCGGCGCATCAAGCAGCTCGGTCTGGCCGAAGTTGTTTACCCCGGAGCACTCCATACCCGCTTTCATCATGCATTGGGCGCCATGCACCTCATGGGCCAGGCATTAACCACACTCAGGGAAAAAGGCCACACGATCAGCGACTATGAAATGGAGGCAGCCCAGGCCGCCATCCTCCTGCACGATCTCGGGCATGGCCCCTGCTCGCATGTGCTTGAAAGTGTCGTAATTCCGGGTGCGCCGCATGAGGCAGTCACCCTGGCAATGATGAAGGATCTCAACCGGCAGATGTCCGGCAAGCTGGGTATGGCTATCCAGATGTTTGAGGGTACTTACCCGCGGCGGTTTTTTCACCAGCTTATTTCAAGCCAGCTGGACATGGACCGTATGGATTACCTCAAACGCGACAGCTTTTATACCGGAGTGGTTGAAGGCTCCATCGGTACAGACCGGCTCATCAAGATGCTCGACATCAGCAATGACCAGCTGGTCGTGGAGGAAAAAGGGCTTTTGAGTATAGAAAATTTCCTGCATGCCCGCCGGCTGATGTACTGGCAGGTTTATTTACATAAAACATTACTGAGTGCCCAGGCCATGCTCACACGCATCCTGTACCGGGCCCGTGAGCTCAGTGAAGAAGGGGAGCAGCTGTTTGCGACACCCGACTTCGGCAGGTTTCTGGCCAACCGTTATTCGCTGGCGGACTTTGATTCGCAGCCGGATTTGCTGAATGCTTTCAACGGATTGGATGATAATGACGTATGGGCTTCTGTGAAAGGATGGAAAAAGCACCGCGATCCCGTATTGTCAGTCCTTTGTGAAATGCTGCTCAACCGGCGGCTTTTCAAGATCAGGTTTTATGATACGGTACCTGACGAGTCGGTGCTGGCCCCGATCCGGGAGCAGCTGAGAGAGTCGGGAGTACTGGACAGTGAGATGGACCATTTTCTGGTAACCGGGCAAACTACGAACTGGGCCTACGCCCGTGAGCAGGACCCGATTTGCGTAAAAATGAAGGACGGAAAACTGCTTGATATTACTGATGCATCGGACATTCCGACCATTGAAGCCCTGACCAAGATTGTACGCAAGTACTATGTATGTTGGGCTAAAAATGTATCTTTGCGTGGTTAG
- a CDS encoding TonB-dependent receptor: MIKGQVLTEKGQPLEGVAVHLQNTRFGTQTGKDGRYLLQKLPAGSYRVRFSMVGFETQEISAEVSEGESLILSVSIRESTLSLNEVTVGDRRNVVHTERLPDVHDLFIAAGKKTEVVQLAGVNGNIAEKTGRQIFARIPGVFVYDMDGSGNQINISTRGLDAHRSWEYNIRQNGIITNSDMYGYPASHYSPAMESIERIELVRGTSSLQYGAQFGGMINYVTKLPDTTKAFSFESINSGGSFGLFSSYNSVGGRIGKMTYSAYYQKRHSNGYRKNAKSDAQSQFVSIGYDFSKSFRVKAELGRSSYVYQIPGPLTDAMFNADPRQSTRSRNYFNPDIYIPSIVLDWRLSASTHLKLTSSGVYGARNSVMYDAFANVPDTINPATNGYKARQVDIDNFKSFTSELRMIQTFKIGSVRNTLSAGVQVMRNHLRRRQLGKGTTGSDFDLSLTEPVFGRDLHMKTKNIALFLENLIQITPELSVSPGLRVESGSTDMTGVISYYDPLHLPNRISHRFPLFGVSSQYRINAFNKLYAGVSQAYRPVVFKDIIPGSVLEQVDKNLKDAYGYNLEAGLTGNLRNFLRYDIGVFQVMINHRMGTVGMRNENNESYLFRTTTGDSKTRGVEAYIEVVPWRVYNGQSPTELSVFTSTSYFDARYVHGTAVQNGENTTIAGNRVEGVPAWISRNGIQLEHKKLSLTAQFSYVSSNYANSLNTETPSVNGTIGKVPGYGLWDLNGTFHFNRNYTLRMGVNNIANKQYFTKRPTMYPGAGVWSSDGRSFNVSFGIKI; the protein is encoded by the coding sequence GTGATAAAAGGTCAGGTACTTACAGAAAAAGGCCAGCCGCTGGAAGGCGTGGCGGTACATTTACAAAACACCCGCTTTGGAACGCAGACCGGCAAAGATGGCCGGTACTTGCTACAGAAATTGCCTGCCGGATCATACAGGGTAAGATTTTCAATGGTTGGTTTTGAAACACAGGAAATCAGCGCCGAGGTGAGTGAGGGCGAAAGCCTGATTTTGTCGGTATCCATCCGTGAAAGTACGCTCAGCCTGAACGAGGTCACAGTGGGCGACCGGCGCAATGTGGTACATACCGAGCGCCTCCCTGATGTACACGACCTTTTTATAGCAGCCGGTAAGAAAACCGAAGTGGTTCAGCTGGCAGGTGTTAATGGTAACATCGCAGAAAAAACCGGCCGGCAGATTTTTGCCAGGATCCCGGGCGTGTTTGTGTACGATATGGATGGAAGTGGCAATCAGATCAACATCTCAACCCGCGGCCTCGATGCGCACCGATCGTGGGAATACAACATCCGGCAGAATGGGATCATTACCAATTCAGATATGTACGGCTATCCGGCTAGCCACTACAGTCCTGCGATGGAATCAATTGAAAGAATAGAGCTGGTACGCGGCACATCGTCACTGCAATATGGGGCTCAGTTTGGCGGAATGATCAATTATGTAACAAAGCTGCCCGACACGACCAAAGCCTTTTCCTTCGAAAGCATTAACTCCGGCGGATCGTTCGGTTTGTTCAGCTCGTATAATTCTGTGGGCGGCAGGATTGGTAAAATGACGTACTCCGCATATTATCAGAAACGGCATTCAAACGGATACCGCAAAAACGCGAAGTCCGACGCACAATCACAGTTTGTGAGCATTGGCTACGATTTTTCGAAATCTTTTCGTGTAAAGGCCGAGCTGGGCAGGTCATCATACGTATACCAGATACCCGGCCCGCTCACCGATGCAATGTTTAATGCTGACCCGCGGCAATCGACCCGCTCGCGAAATTATTTTAACCCTGATATTTACATTCCCTCGATCGTATTGGACTGGCGTCTCTCAGCATCTACCCACCTCAAATTAACCAGCTCAGGAGTGTATGGCGCGCGAAACAGCGTCATGTACGATGCATTTGCCAATGTTCCCGACACGATCAATCCCGCGACCAACGGGTACAAGGCCCGCCAGGTGGACATCGATAATTTCAAAAGCTTTACCTCCGAGCTGCGGATGATTCAAACGTTTAAAATCGGCAGTGTCCGGAACACCTTATCAGCCGGGGTACAGGTTATGCGCAATCATCTCCGACGCAGGCAGCTTGGCAAAGGTACCACGGGCAGCGATTTTGATCTGAGCCTGACAGAGCCTGTTTTCGGGAGAGATTTACATATGAAAACAAAGAACATAGCACTGTTCCTGGAAAACCTGATTCAAATAACCCCGGAACTGAGCGTATCGCCCGGGCTGCGTGTGGAAAGCGGCTCGACGGATATGACCGGCGTCATCAGCTACTACGATCCATTGCATTTACCCAACCGCATCTCGCACCGCTTTCCACTTTTCGGGGTGAGTTCGCAATATCGGATCAATGCATTCAACAAGCTTTATGCAGGTGTTTCACAGGCTTACAGGCCAGTGGTTTTCAAGGATATTATTCCGGGATCGGTGTTGGAGCAGGTTGATAAAAATCTGAAAGACGCCTACGGCTATAATCTGGAAGCAGGACTGACGGGCAATCTGCGTAATTTTTTGAGGTATGATATCGGTGTTTTTCAGGTGATGATCAATCACCGGATGGGTACGGTTGGCATGCGCAATGAAAACAATGAAAGCTATTTGTTCAGAACCACCACTGGCGACAGCAAAACGCGGGGTGTAGAGGCATACATTGAGGTGGTGCCCTGGCGTGTTTATAATGGTCAAAGTCCTACTGAACTTTCTGTTTTTACGTCCACATCCTACTTTGATGCACGCTATGTACACGGAACTGCCGTGCAGAATGGTGAAAATACAACCATTGCAGGCAATCGCGTGGAGGGAGTTCCAGCCTGGATCAGCCGGAATGGCATACAGCTGGAACATAAGAAGCTCTCGCTGACCGCCCAGTTCAGCTACGTGAGCTCCAATTATGCCAATTCGTTAAATACGGAGACGCCATCGGTCAACGGGACAATCGGGAAAGTTCCTGGTTACGGACTATGGGACCTGAATGGTACTTTCCACTTCAATCGAAATTATACGCTTCGCATGGGCGTGAACAACATCGCCAATAAGCAATATTTTACCAAACGTCCGACCATGTATCCGGGTGCGGGAGTGTGGAGTTCGGATGGGCGCAGCTTTAATGTGTCTTTCGGAATCAAAATCTGA